From one Leifsonia sp. Root1293 genomic stretch:
- a CDS encoding FBP domain-containing protein, which produces MLPISEKTIRASFVNASRKEITDITLPAEFADLDWGRLDFLGWRDRRIARRAYIVVPGLGDGEDELVGVMLQQAKASPQKRAQCSWCQDVTLPNDVVFFGARLAGSAGRNGDTAGTLVCADFECSANVRRKPPVAYIGFDVEAAREERMLGLRLRSAAFAATVAGTA; this is translated from the coding sequence ATGCTGCCCATCAGCGAGAAGACCATCCGCGCGAGCTTCGTGAACGCCTCGCGCAAGGAGATCACCGACATCACCCTGCCGGCCGAGTTCGCCGACCTCGACTGGGGACGACTCGACTTCCTCGGCTGGCGCGACCGCCGGATCGCCCGGCGCGCGTACATCGTGGTTCCCGGCCTCGGCGATGGCGAGGACGAACTCGTCGGCGTCATGCTGCAGCAGGCGAAGGCTTCGCCGCAGAAGCGAGCGCAGTGCTCGTGGTGCCAGGACGTGACGCTGCCCAATGACGTCGTGTTCTTCGGCGCACGCCTCGCCGGCTCGGCCGGACGCAACGGCGACACCGCCGGAACCCTCGTGTGCGCCGACTTCGAGTGCTCGGCGAACGTGCGCAGGAAGCCGCCCGTCGCCTACATCGGGTTCGACGTGGAGGCCGCCCGGGAGGAACGGATGCTGGGACTCCGCCTGCGGTCGGCGGCGTTCGCCGCAACGGTCGCGGGAACCGCCTGA
- a CDS encoding EamA family transporter → MRISSRASGLAIAVLAAASFGTSGVLMKPLLEAGWSPAAAVTARAVGGAIILLPITLIALRGRWNALWRARWRVLVMGVVGVASTQFFYFAAIRTVPVSTAILIELLAPLLLVAVVWARTLRMPRPLVLAGSGLAIVGLVMVIGPGSIGAPDPVGLLFSVLAMVACAVYFVIAARPSDGLPAVAFAGVGLVIGALTLSFLALIGVLPFTATFGDLPLFGAALPWWVPLLFVAVVSTALAYVAGITAAESLGSRLASFAGLLEVVFAALFAWILLGEQLQPLQLVGGALILGGIAAVRASEPMEDADQAVPATVAANAADRRRSPSIRSSRAASTSNPM, encoded by the coding sequence GTGAGAATATCGTCCAGGGCATCCGGTCTGGCGATCGCCGTGCTCGCCGCAGCCTCGTTCGGCACGTCGGGTGTGCTCATGAAGCCGCTCCTGGAGGCGGGCTGGTCACCGGCCGCGGCCGTCACCGCTCGGGCCGTCGGTGGCGCGATCATTCTGCTGCCGATCACCCTGATCGCACTGCGCGGCCGCTGGAACGCGCTCTGGCGTGCCCGCTGGCGCGTGCTCGTGATGGGTGTCGTCGGAGTGGCCTCCACGCAGTTCTTCTACTTCGCCGCCATCCGCACGGTGCCGGTCTCGACGGCGATCCTCATCGAGTTGCTCGCCCCCCTGCTCCTCGTTGCGGTGGTCTGGGCGAGGACCCTCCGGATGCCGCGCCCCCTGGTCCTGGCGGGCTCCGGGCTGGCGATCGTCGGTCTCGTGATGGTCATCGGCCCCGGCTCCATCGGGGCGCCAGACCCGGTCGGCCTGCTCTTCTCGGTGCTCGCCATGGTGGCCTGCGCCGTCTACTTCGTGATCGCTGCGCGGCCGAGCGACGGCCTGCCGGCCGTCGCCTTCGCCGGCGTCGGGCTCGTCATCGGTGCGCTCACGCTGAGCTTCCTCGCCCTCATCGGCGTGCTGCCCTTCACCGCCACGTTCGGCGACCTGCCGCTCTTCGGCGCCGCGCTGCCGTGGTGGGTGCCGCTGCTCTTCGTCGCCGTCGTGAGCACCGCCCTGGCCTATGTCGCCGGCATCACGGCGGCGGAGTCGCTCGGCTCCCGGCTGGCGTCGTTCGCGGGCCTGCTCGAGGTCGTGTTCGCCGCGCTCTTCGCGTGGATCCTGCTGGGCGAGCAGCTCCAGCCGCTGCAGCTGGTGGGTGGAGCGCTCATCCTCGGCGGGATCGCGGCGGTGAGGGCGTCGGAGCCCATGGAGGATGCCGATCAGGCGGTTCCCGCGACCGTTGCGGCGAACGCCGCCGACCGCAGGCGGAGTCCCAGCATCCGTTCCTCCCGGGCGGCCTCCACGTCGAACCCGATGTAG
- a CDS encoding CGNR zinc finger domain-containing protein, with translation MQFAHDTVVALEFAVELGNTAAGSSRSDLEEIGSVEELAALLQQYPFTGRIDGDEAERLDVLDTREQIRHLWTLDRDAAVVEVNRMLREANALPYLARHDDIDWHLHATSDDAPLGERMRVEAALALMDVIRMDEMQRLRVCEADDCTGLILDLSRNRSKRFCSVRCGSRMNMIAFRERKAAAAE, from the coding sequence ATGCAGTTTGCCCATGACACGGTCGTGGCGCTCGAGTTCGCGGTCGAGCTCGGGAACACCGCCGCCGGCTCCTCGCGCAGCGACCTCGAGGAGATCGGCAGCGTCGAGGAGCTGGCAGCGCTTCTGCAGCAGTACCCGTTCACGGGGCGCATCGACGGAGACGAGGCCGAGCGCCTCGACGTTCTCGACACCCGGGAGCAGATCAGGCACCTCTGGACACTCGACCGGGATGCCGCCGTGGTCGAGGTGAACCGCATGCTCCGCGAGGCGAACGCGCTGCCCTACCTCGCCAGACACGACGACATCGACTGGCACCTGCACGCCACGTCGGATGACGCCCCATTGGGCGAGCGGATGCGGGTCGAGGCGGCCCTGGCGCTCATGGACGTCATCCGCATGGACGAGATGCAGCGGTTGCGGGTGTGCGAAGCCGACGACTGCACCGGCCTGATCCTCGACCTGTCGCGGAACCGCTCCAAGCGCTTCTGCAGCGTGCGCTGCGGCAGCCGCATGAACATGATCGCGTTCCGCGAGCGCAAGGCGGCGGCAGCGGAGTAG
- a CDS encoding SDR family NAD(P)-dependent oxidoreductase, translating into MSTPAPLTGDSSIKTWLEHPVGGPILREMLAQSGQDADVLKPVHRLALKRLIKLSKGQFSQEAVDALVARAAAGDVPVAATGAEGAADAGAGGASVTTDTEEVVPVAEAPEWVEKVTGGRFDGQTIIVTGAGSGIGRATASRVAREGGRVIAVDISQERLDEFAADHAGSDVVVVSGDITDDAAIAAIVDAAGDRIDGLANIAGIMDDMTPVGEVSDAVWDRVFHINVTGTMKLTRAVIPAMLAQAKGSIVNTASEAALRGSAAGVAYTASKHAVAGITKSTAFMYGPSGIRVNAVAPGPTITNIEASFGSPLGAARVQLAMTLLPDAAEAEALAASITFLLSDDGVNVNGVILPSDGGWSVA; encoded by the coding sequence ATGAGCACCCCAGCACCCCTCACCGGCGACTCCTCTATCAAGACCTGGCTCGAGCACCCCGTGGGCGGACCCATCCTGCGCGAGATGCTCGCGCAGTCCGGACAGGATGCCGACGTCCTGAAGCCCGTGCACCGTCTGGCGCTGAAGCGCCTCATCAAGCTCAGCAAGGGCCAGTTCTCGCAGGAGGCGGTCGACGCCCTCGTGGCGCGGGCTGCGGCCGGCGATGTTCCGGTCGCGGCGACCGGTGCTGAGGGCGCTGCGGATGCCGGCGCCGGCGGGGCATCCGTCACCACCGACACCGAAGAGGTCGTGCCCGTCGCCGAGGCTCCGGAGTGGGTCGAGAAGGTGACCGGCGGTCGCTTCGACGGCCAGACCATCATCGTCACGGGTGCGGGGTCCGGCATCGGCCGTGCCACCGCCTCCCGCGTGGCTCGCGAAGGCGGCCGCGTGATCGCCGTCGACATCTCGCAGGAGCGCCTCGACGAGTTCGCTGCCGACCACGCCGGCTCCGATGTCGTGGTCGTGTCCGGCGACATCACCGATGACGCCGCCATCGCCGCGATCGTCGACGCAGCGGGCGACCGCATCGACGGCCTGGCCAACATCGCCGGGATCATGGATGACATGACGCCCGTCGGCGAGGTGTCCGACGCCGTCTGGGACCGCGTGTTCCACATCAACGTGACCGGAACCATGAAGCTCACCCGGGCGGTCATCCCCGCCATGCTCGCGCAGGCGAAGGGCTCGATCGTGAACACGGCCTCCGAGGCTGCCCTCCGAGGCTCAGCCGCCGGAGTCGCCTACACGGCGTCGAAGCACGCCGTCGCCGGCATCACCAAGTCGACAGCCTTCATGTACGGACCGAGCGGCATCCGTGTGAACGCCGTGGCCCCCGGTCCGACCATCACGAACATCGAGGCATCGTTCGGCTCGCCCCTCGGTGCAGCGCGCGTTCAGCTCGCGATGACCCTGCTGCCGGATGCCGCCGAGGCCGAGGCGCTCGCCGCGTCGATCACGTTCCTGCTCAGCGACGACGGCGTGAACGTCAACGGCGTCATCCTCCCGTCGGACGGCGGCTGGTCGGTCGCGTAG
- a CDS encoding TetR/AcrR family transcriptional regulator, translated as MPENPKANRGPSAGPANRAALITAAREVFAESGLDAPLSAVARRAGVGQGSLYRHFPDRIGLAVAVFDDNIAELESLAAASGSTLVDLFDGIAEQAMSSTALIELTAAARHDERAEHLASRMTTLVDALVIRDRASGRIREQVTTEDVMLAIGMLAFLLAKTDADDRVHVADRARGIFRAAFTEE; from the coding sequence GTGCCTGAGAACCCGAAAGCGAATCGCGGCCCCAGCGCCGGGCCGGCGAATCGGGCCGCACTGATCACGGCCGCTCGCGAGGTCTTCGCGGAGTCGGGCCTCGACGCTCCGCTCAGCGCGGTCGCCCGCCGGGCCGGAGTGGGCCAGGGCAGCCTCTACCGCCACTTCCCCGATCGGATCGGCCTCGCCGTGGCCGTGTTCGACGACAACATCGCCGAGCTCGAGTCCCTGGCCGCCGCATCCGGGTCGACGCTCGTCGACCTCTTCGACGGCATCGCCGAGCAGGCCATGAGCTCCACCGCACTCATCGAGCTCACGGCTGCCGCCCGGCACGACGAGCGGGCCGAACATCTCGCCAGCCGCATGACGACCCTCGTCGACGCGCTGGTGATCCGCGATCGCGCCTCGGGCCGCATCCGGGAGCAGGTCACGACGGAAGACGTGATGCTGGCGATCGGCATGCTCGCCTTCCTTCTGGCGAAGACGGATGCCGACGACCGCGTGCACGTGGCCGACCGAGCGCGCGGCATCTTCCGCGCGGCCTTCACCGAGGAGTAG
- a CDS encoding LLM class flavin-dependent oxidoreductase produces MTESQGAAVGVMLPRDLPAADVIPFARRAEELGFAELWVVEDLGFRGGIAQAASVLASTSHIVLGIGILPAGARNAAFAAMELATLEQLFPGRLVAGIGHGMPQWMRSIGAWPASPLTLLEEYLTTVRGLLAGERVDTADSARYVKLADAGLEPSSIPAAAPPVLAGVRGPKSLAVSGRVADGTILAEPAGPEYARAALGHIAATGPHRLVTFNIGSVHPDADVAIDAARPGLAAIGEPDWAPHIAPLPFAAEFAALRANCASGEDFVARMPADWVPQLALAGTAAQVRDRLAELSTAGVTSSVFIPVGYPFEALESLASVL; encoded by the coding sequence ATGACCGAATCCCAGGGCGCCGCCGTCGGCGTCATGCTCCCCCGTGACCTGCCCGCCGCCGACGTCATCCCGTTCGCCCGACGGGCGGAGGAGCTCGGGTTCGCCGAGCTCTGGGTGGTCGAAGACCTGGGCTTCCGCGGTGGCATCGCGCAGGCGGCATCCGTTCTCGCCTCGACGTCGCACATCGTGCTGGGCATCGGCATCCTCCCGGCCGGCGCTCGCAACGCCGCGTTCGCCGCCATGGAGCTCGCCACGCTGGAGCAGCTGTTCCCGGGGCGTCTCGTCGCCGGCATCGGGCACGGGATGCCGCAGTGGATGCGGTCGATCGGCGCCTGGCCGGCCAGCCCGCTCACCCTGCTCGAGGAATACCTCACCACAGTGCGCGGCCTGCTCGCCGGGGAGCGCGTCGACACCGCCGACTCGGCGCGCTACGTGAAGCTGGCAGACGCCGGCCTCGAGCCGTCGTCGATTCCGGCTGCCGCGCCACCCGTGCTAGCGGGCGTGCGCGGACCCAAGTCGCTCGCCGTCTCGGGCCGCGTCGCCGACGGCACGATCCTCGCCGAGCCGGCCGGCCCCGAGTACGCGCGGGCTGCCCTCGGACACATCGCGGCCACGGGACCGCACCGGCTCGTCACCTTCAACATCGGCTCGGTGCATCCGGATGCCGATGTCGCCATCGACGCCGCGCGACCCGGCCTCGCGGCCATCGGCGAGCCCGACTGGGCGCCCCACATCGCGCCGCTGCCGTTCGCGGCCGAGTTCGCCGCGCTGCGGGCCAACTGCGCCTCGGGCGAGGACTTCGTCGCACGGATGCCGGCCGACTGGGTGCCGCAGCTGGCCCTCGCCGGCACGGCGGCGCAGGTGCGCGACAGGCTGGCCGAGCTCTCGACCGCGGGAGTGACGAGCAGCGTGTTCATCCCCGTGGGCTATCCGTTCGAGGCATTGGAGTCGCTCGCCTCGGTGCTGTGA
- a CDS encoding AraC family transcriptional regulator yields MIALLNQVVDHVEDHLAEETDVAGVASSLGTTEYHLRRMFSSLAGMPLSEYIRRRRMTAAAADVVGDDMLLEIALRYGYGSTDAFGRAFRAVHGASVGDVRRHGGPLRTQPRLRFRLSVEGNTSMDTRITDRPGFRLVGHSARVPLIHHGANPHIQAHIAGLPMSEHARLKQLGNTEPVGLLQVSADVDPDYTEGSELIYLHGVAVTEETPVPAELDAIEVPAGTWAVFRVDGDYPAALQSTWAATATDWFPSNPWRLRPGPSIVAVLDRAADFSTATCELWLPVERA; encoded by the coding sequence GTGATCGCACTTCTCAACCAGGTCGTCGACCACGTCGAGGATCACCTCGCCGAGGAGACCGATGTCGCCGGCGTTGCGAGCAGCCTCGGAACGACCGAGTACCACCTCCGTCGCATGTTCTCGTCGCTGGCGGGCATGCCGTTGTCGGAATACATCCGGCGACGTCGGATGACCGCCGCGGCGGCAGACGTCGTCGGAGATGACATGCTGCTGGAGATCGCCCTGCGCTACGGCTACGGGTCGACTGACGCGTTCGGTCGTGCATTCCGAGCAGTGCATGGTGCCAGCGTCGGTGATGTCCGTCGCCACGGCGGCCCCCTTCGCACGCAACCACGGCTCAGGTTCCGCCTGAGCGTAGAAGGGAACACCTCCATGGACACTCGAATCACGGATCGACCCGGATTCCGACTCGTCGGCCACTCGGCTCGCGTACCGCTCATCCACCACGGTGCGAATCCGCACATCCAGGCCCACATCGCCGGCCTCCCGATGTCGGAGCACGCCAGACTCAAGCAACTCGGCAACACCGAGCCGGTGGGGCTCCTCCAGGTGAGTGCAGATGTCGACCCCGACTACACGGAGGGCAGCGAACTCATCTATCTCCACGGCGTCGCCGTCACTGAGGAGACACCGGTGCCGGCAGAACTCGACGCGATCGAGGTTCCCGCAGGCACGTGGGCCGTGTTCCGTGTCGACGGGGACTACCCGGCGGCACTGCAGTCCACCTGGGCCGCAACAGCCACCGACTGGTTCCCGTCGAACCCGTGGCGCCTCCGGCCCGGACCCTCCATCGTGGCAGTGCTCGACCGCGCTGCCGATTTCAGTACGGCGACGTGCGAGTTGTGGCTGCCGGTGGAACGGGCCTGA
- a CDS encoding TIGR03618 family F420-dependent PPOX class oxidoreductase — MTKLARLSPDGLTFVTDRHLATLSTIAPDGSIHVVAVGFTVEQRDSGELIARIITSGPSQKVRNVERGVLATIGQVEGRHWLSLAGTAQILRDPESVADAVERYSARYRQPQPNPLRVVIAITVTKVLGSPGLVQK; from the coding sequence ATGACGAAACTCGCCAGACTCAGCCCAGACGGACTCACCTTCGTCACCGACCGCCACCTGGCCACGCTCTCGACGATTGCGCCCGACGGCAGCATCCATGTCGTCGCTGTCGGCTTCACCGTGGAACAGCGGGACTCGGGTGAGCTGATCGCGCGCATCATCACCTCGGGCCCATCGCAGAAGGTGCGCAACGTCGAACGCGGCGTGCTCGCCACCATCGGCCAGGTCGAGGGCCGGCACTGGCTCTCTCTGGCGGGAACCGCCCAGATCCTGCGCGATCCGGAGAGCGTCGCGGATGCCGTCGAGCGGTACTCCGCCCGCTATCGTCAGCCCCAGCCGAATCCGTTGCGCGTGGTCATCGCGATCACTGTGACGAAGGTGCTCGGTTCGCCGGGCCTCGTTCAGAAGTAG
- a CDS encoding alpha/beta hydrolase: protein MSAFHPDLAIARYIPKFSFGPRVTRLMQKGKPRVPDAPDDIRIENISVPGPDGAGPVSLRVYRPRSLRGTAPALFWIHGGGFISGSPEQDEASSIGFARSLGITVVALRYRLAPAHPSLAAVEDAYAGLRWVFANAADRGIDASRIAVGGASAGGGLAAGLVLYAHDRGEVAPAFQLLVYPMLDDRTVLRTDMDTRNVRIWSSGSNRFGWTSYLGAEPGSDGVSPYAAPARREDLTGLPPAWIGVGTLDLFHDEDIAYAARLNASGVPCEVVTIPGAPHGFDAVFRKANVSREFWRTQAEVLRRELFPVDAPPPTTR from the coding sequence ATGTCGGCTTTCCACCCGGATCTCGCCATCGCTCGCTACATCCCGAAGTTCTCCTTCGGGCCGCGCGTGACCCGACTGATGCAGAAGGGGAAGCCGCGGGTTCCGGATGCTCCAGACGACATCCGGATCGAGAACATCAGCGTGCCGGGCCCAGACGGCGCCGGGCCGGTGTCGTTGCGGGTCTACCGACCTCGTTCGCTGCGCGGAACTGCTCCGGCCCTGTTCTGGATTCACGGCGGCGGCTTCATCAGCGGGTCGCCCGAGCAGGATGAGGCCTCGAGCATCGGCTTCGCACGGTCACTCGGCATCACCGTGGTCGCCCTGCGCTATCGACTCGCGCCGGCGCATCCGTCACTCGCGGCCGTCGAAGACGCCTATGCCGGGCTGCGCTGGGTGTTCGCGAACGCCGCCGACCGGGGCATCGATGCGTCGCGGATCGCCGTCGGTGGTGCGAGTGCCGGGGGAGGGCTGGCGGCCGGGCTGGTGCTGTACGCGCACGACAGGGGCGAGGTGGCGCCGGCGTTCCAGTTGCTCGTGTATCCGATGCTCGACGATCGCACGGTGCTGCGCACCGACATGGACACCCGCAATGTGCGCATCTGGTCGTCCGGGAGCAACCGCTTCGGCTGGACGTCGTACCTGGGCGCAGAGCCGGGGTCGGACGGCGTCTCGCCCTACGCAGCGCCCGCGAGGCGGGAGGACCTGACCGGCCTTCCGCCGGCGTGGATCGGCGTGGGGACGCTCGATCTGTTCCACGACGAGGACATCGCCTACGCGGCTCGCCTGAACGCGAGCGGTGTTCCGTGCGAGGTCGTGACGATTCCCGGTGCACCCCATGGGTTCGACGCCGTCTTCCGCAAGGCGAACGTGTCGCGCGAGTTCTGGCGCACCCAGGCGGAGGTGCTCCGGCGGGAGTTGTTCCCGGTCGACGCCCCGCCGCCCACCACCCGCTGA
- a CDS encoding DUF1801 domain-containing protein, with protein sequence MPPESGSEVDLWFDDLEHPLTDAALRLRTAILGVSPSIVESIKWKAPNFATTDDFATFSLRRPNAVQVILHTGAKPKPEHPEIVIDDPAGLAKRLDRNRFVVTITSDQQAAVAEPAFITLVRSWVDQLD encoded by the coding sequence ATGCCGCCCGAGTCAGGCTCCGAGGTCGACCTCTGGTTCGACGATCTCGAGCATCCGTTGACGGATGCCGCCCTCCGCCTGCGCACGGCGATCCTCGGCGTCTCCCCGTCGATCGTCGAATCGATCAAGTGGAAGGCGCCGAACTTCGCCACAACCGACGACTTCGCCACCTTCAGCCTGCGCCGACCGAACGCCGTCCAGGTGATCCTGCACACGGGAGCCAAGCCCAAGCCCGAGCATCCGGAGATCGTCATCGACGACCCGGCAGGGCTAGCGAAGCGCCTCGACCGCAACCGATTCGTCGTCACGATCACCAGCGACCAGCAGGCGGCGGTCGCGGAACCCGCCTTCATCACGCTCGTGCGCTCGTGGGTCGACCAGCTCGACTAG
- a CDS encoding DUF7218 family protein: MPGKSNSSLKDPELYEKLRDDGNSKEKAARISNAAARDGRKAVGHRGGESGDYDDWTVPQLRKRAKEIGLTGYSGKRKKDLIDALRGH, translated from the coding sequence ATGCCGGGCAAGAGCAATTCGAGCCTGAAGGATCCGGAGCTGTACGAGAAGCTGCGCGACGACGGCAATTCGAAGGAGAAGGCCGCGCGCATCTCCAACGCCGCCGCCCGCGACGGACGCAAGGCCGTCGGTCATCGCGGCGGAGAATCCGGTGACTACGACGACTGGACCGTGCCCCAGTTGCGCAAGCGCGCGAAGGAGATCGGCCTCACGGGCTACTCGGGCAAGCGCAAGAAGGATCTGATCGACGCGTTGCGCGGGCACTGA
- a CDS encoding aldo/keto reductase, which produces MPTIGSSDLDIFPLALGGNTFGWTSDAAASSAVLDAFTAGGGNFIDTADGYSSWVPGNTGGESETIIGEWMRARGNRDDVVIGTKVSQHPDFQGLSSFNVTAASEASLARLGTDHIDLYYAHFDDAETPLEETVAAFDALVTAGKIRYVGVSNYSAARVQEWIDIATREGFALPIALQPHYNLVHREPFESELAPVAAEHGLSVVPYFSLASGFLTGKYRTAADLEGAARAGGAGGYLTENGLAVIDALDAVASAHDAALATTALAWLLAKPTVVAPLASARTVEQLPELLAVAELTLTDAEIATLDAASSPLADAA; this is translated from the coding sequence ATGCCCACCATCGGATCGTCCGACCTCGACATCTTCCCGCTCGCCCTCGGCGGCAACACCTTCGGCTGGACCTCGGATGCCGCGGCCTCCTCCGCCGTGCTCGACGCCTTCACGGCGGGCGGCGGCAACTTCATCGACACGGCCGACGGCTACTCCTCGTGGGTTCCCGGCAACACCGGCGGTGAGTCGGAGACGATCATCGGCGAGTGGATGCGCGCTCGCGGCAACCGCGACGACGTCGTCATCGGCACCAAGGTGAGCCAGCACCCCGACTTCCAGGGCCTGTCATCGTTCAACGTGACCGCGGCATCCGAAGCGTCGCTCGCGCGTCTCGGCACCGACCACATCGACCTCTACTACGCGCACTTCGATGACGCCGAGACGCCGCTCGAGGAGACCGTCGCCGCCTTCGACGCACTCGTGACTGCCGGAAAGATCCGCTACGTCGGCGTCTCGAACTACTCGGCTGCACGCGTGCAGGAGTGGATCGACATCGCCACCCGCGAGGGCTTCGCCCTCCCGATCGCCCTGCAGCCGCACTACAACCTGGTGCACCGCGAGCCCTTCGAGAGCGAACTCGCTCCCGTCGCCGCCGAGCATGGCCTCAGCGTCGTGCCCTACTTCTCGCTCGCGAGTGGATTCCTCACCGGCAAGTACCGCACGGCGGCCGACCTCGAGGGTGCGGCACGGGCAGGGGGAGCAGGCGGCTACCTCACCGAGAACGGCCTCGCCGTCATCGACGCGCTCGACGCCGTCGCGTCAGCCCACGACGCCGCTCTCGCCACCACAGCGCTCGCCTGGCTGCTCGCTAAGCCCACCGTGGTCGCGCCTCTCGCCAGCGCTCGCACGGTCGAGCAGCTGCCCGAGTTGCTCGCCGTGGCCGAGCTGACGCTCACGGACGCCGAGATCGCGACGCTCGACGCCGCCTCCTCGCCCCTGGCCGACGCGGCGTAG